In Rutidosis leptorrhynchoides isolate AG116_Rl617_1_P2 chromosome 2, CSIRO_AGI_Rlap_v1, whole genome shotgun sequence, one genomic interval encodes:
- the LOC139888327 gene encoding uncharacterized protein, with protein MVGFIRLSTSNRRVHISPLQSATPVFGIIRHHLFHTARTLKFDPFASVQGVGRNIVAIFWDLDNKPPKSVSPFDAAIRLKKAAESFGAVRYKIAYANQHTFDYVPPPIKEHRRDRKTLNQLENKGVLKPVDPYICRICGRKFYNNEKFMNHFKQIHEREHMKRVSQIESARGSQRVKLVGKYSMKMEKYSNVARDILTPKVGYGLGDELKRARYWVSTVSNKPQAADVALKNHMVDMMDRRQMNCLILVSDDSDFVEVLEEAKLRCLKTVVVGDNNDGALKRVSDAAFSWQEIIMGKAKKEAVTVVGKWQDRDVLKRLEWTYNYDREKLYGSVSEDDSQNDDLSEEDDGNKMDESRAWWKLESDSEMASS; from the coding sequence ATGGTTGGTTTCATAAGATTATCTACTAGTAATAGGCGAGTACATATTTCACCACTACAAAGCGCGACACCAGTATTTGGAATAATCAGGCATCATCTTTTCCACACGGCCCGAACATTGAAATTCGACCCGTTTGCTTCAGTTCAGGGTGTGGGCCGAAACATTGTGGCCATTTTTTGGGACTTAGACAACAAACCTCCAAAATCAGTATCTCCATTTGATGCCGCTATTAGGCTGAAAAAGGCGGCTGAATCCTTCGGGGCTGTTCGGTACAAAATAGCTTATGCTAATCAACATACCTTTGATTATGTCCCTCCACCGATTAAAGAACATAGGAGAGACAGGAAAACATTAAATCAGCTGGAAAACAAGGGTGTTTTGAAACCGGTTGATCCGTATATATGTCGTATATGTGGGAGGAAATTTTATAACAATGAGAAGTTTATGAACCACTTTAAGCAAATTCACGAGCGTGAACACATGAAACGAGTGAGCCAAATTGAATCAGCTAGAGGTAGTCAAAGGGTAAAGTTAGTGGGCAAATACTCAATGAAAATGGAAAAGTATAGTAACGTTGCAAGAGATATTTTGACCCCGAAAGTTGGGTACGGATTGGGAGACGAGTTAAAACGGGCACGATATTGGGTTAGTACAGTTTCAAATAAACCGCAAGCTGCTGACGTGGCATTGAAAAATCACATGGTGGATATGATGGATAGGCGGCAGATGAATTGTTTGATACTTGTGTCCGATGATTCTGATTTTGTTGAGGTTTTAGAAGAGGCAAAATTGAGATGCTTAAAAACAGTGGTTGTGGGTGATAACAATGATGGGGCCCTTAAACGGGTTTCGGATGCTGCTTTTTCGTGGCAGGAGATTATAATGGGAAAGGCTAAAAAGGAAGCGGTAACGGTTGTAGGTAAGTGGCAAGATCGTGATGTTTTGAAACGGTTAGAGTGGACGTATAATTACGATAGGGAGAAGTTATATGGTTCTGTTTCTGAGGATGACAGTCAGAATGATGATTTGTCCGAGGAAGATGATGGAAATAAAATGGATGAAAGTCGTGCTTGGTGGAAACTTGAGTCTGATTCGGAGATGGCATCTTCCTAA